In a genomic window of Myxococcus fulvus:
- a CDS encoding ChaN family lipoprotein has product MRDSLALHLALFRRQRAQIARVVDGQTDAFRSYEARYRRRTASYRRVLPLSDVHQRVRASDVVYVGDYHTLPLAQQTYLELAERALSSGRRVVLALECIEGRHQASIDAWGSGRLSERSLFARLGTGTEGAGFGPGSAPRGLLAFARKHHLEVLGIDRRAQGERSLALRDAYAAERIARAARAEDRPLILVLVGQYHIAPCHLPAQVERALGETQRRGLVVYQNAEGVWWKLARDGQMGSAEAVELADDTLCLLNASPVVCQQSFLDYLEAEAGDAPLMDRGASERFREMAALIGRLAGVPVGRALESVEVTTVADGDVLARIQRRGRFTQTELSQLRRHILSRESSYIPRARTAYLASLSLNHAAEEAAHFVRHCAVGSAMEEPRTASEAFYARCMEEALGFFGSRLVNPRRTCLNLADWVRRFGETRGVDRQVSAFVLAHAAAELEAPEEAVKLLPLRKDRLFHGVSHGLGYLLGDKLYRAFDAGEVDKTEVRALFRDPFVDARAAYFTWAERLRD; this is encoded by the coding sequence ATGCGCGACTCGCTCGCCCTGCACCTTGCCCTCTTCCGTCGACAGCGGGCACAAATCGCCCGCGTGGTGGACGGGCAGACAGATGCCTTCCGCTCCTACGAGGCCCGCTATCGGCGGCGCACCGCCAGCTATCGGCGCGTCCTGCCGCTGAGCGACGTCCATCAGCGCGTGCGCGCCTCGGACGTGGTGTACGTGGGCGACTACCACACGCTCCCCCTGGCCCAGCAGACGTACCTGGAGCTCGCGGAGCGCGCCCTGTCCTCCGGCCGCCGCGTCGTGCTCGCTCTCGAGTGCATCGAGGGTCGTCACCAGGCCTCCATCGATGCGTGGGGCTCGGGGCGCCTGTCGGAGCGCTCCCTCTTCGCACGCCTGGGTACTGGCACGGAGGGTGCGGGCTTCGGCCCGGGAAGCGCGCCGCGAGGCCTGCTCGCCTTCGCCCGGAAGCACCACCTGGAGGTCCTCGGAATCGACCGGCGGGCCCAGGGTGAGCGCTCGCTCGCGCTGCGGGATGCCTACGCCGCCGAGCGCATCGCCCGCGCCGCCCGCGCCGAGGACCGTCCGTTGATCCTCGTCCTGGTGGGCCAGTACCACATCGCGCCGTGCCACCTGCCCGCGCAGGTGGAGCGGGCCCTGGGTGAGACCCAGCGTCGGGGCCTGGTCGTCTACCAGAACGCGGAAGGCGTCTGGTGGAAGCTGGCCCGCGACGGACAGATGGGCTCGGCCGAGGCCGTGGAGCTGGCCGACGACACCCTGTGCCTGCTCAACGCCTCCCCTGTCGTCTGTCAGCAGAGCTTCCTGGATTACCTGGAAGCCGAGGCGGGAGATGCGCCGTTGATGGACCGGGGCGCGTCGGAGCGCTTCCGGGAGATGGCGGCGCTCATCGGTCGACTGGCGGGTGTGCCGGTGGGGCGCGCGCTGGAGTCGGTGGAAGTCACCACGGTGGCGGACGGCGACGTGCTGGCGCGCATCCAGCGTCGGGGGCGCTTCACTCAGACGGAGCTGTCGCAGCTTCGTCGGCACATCCTGTCGCGGGAGAGCAGCTACATCCCGCGCGCGCGCACGGCGTACCTGGCTTCGTTGTCGCTGAACCACGCGGCGGAGGAGGCCGCGCACTTCGTGCGGCACTGCGCGGTGGGCAGCGCGATGGAGGAGCCTCGCACGGCGTCGGAGGCGTTCTACGCGCGGTGCATGGAGGAGGCGCTGGGCTTCTTCGGCTCGCGGCTCGTCAATCCCCGGCGCACGTGCCTGAACCTGGCGGACTGGGTGCGGCGCTTCGGCGAGACACGAGGCGTGGACCGACAGGTCTCCGCGTTCGTGCTCGCCCATGCGGCCGCCGAGCTGGAGGCGCCCGAGGAGGCGGTGAAGCTGCTGCCCCTGCGCAAGGACCGGCTGTTCCATGGCGTCAGCCACGGACTGGGGTACCTGCTCGGCGACAAGCTCTACCGCGCCTTCGACGCGGGAGAGGTGGACAAGACCGAGGTCCGCGCCCTCTTCCGCGACCCGTTCGTGGACGCGCGCGCCGCATACTTCACGTGGGCGGAGCGCCTGCGAGACTGA